One region of Danio aesculapii chromosome 7, fDanAes4.1, whole genome shotgun sequence genomic DNA includes:
- the nae1 gene encoding NEDD8-activating enzyme E1 regulatory subunit: MTDPKTSKEQKYDRQLRLWGDHGQEALENAHVCLINATASGTEILKNLVLPGIGAFTIVDGHKVSGEDVGNNFFLSSSSIGKNRAQAATELLQELNSDVSGNFVEESPDKLLDNDCEFFHRFSLVIAVQLPESTCLRLGAVLWEAGVPFLVCRTYGLIGYMRLVVKEHTVVESHPDNALEDLRLDQPFTELKHHVESYDLDSMEKKDHSHTPWIIVVARYLEKWYSEHNSQLPKNYKEKEAFRQLLREGILKNENGGLEDEENFEEAIKNVNTALNPTKISSGTQDIFNAEQCENITSQSSSFWVMAHGVRDFVQNEGNGNLPVRGSIPDMIADSDKFIKLQNVYRDKAMKDAAVVSKHVEMLLQSVGKTPESISEQEIKLFCKNAAFLRVVRCRSLAEEYNADTFNKDEITSCMDSPDSEMVLYLMLRSVDRFYQQHSRYPGVYNYQVEEDINKLKLCVNSLLQEYSLNVNVKDDYIHEFCRYGAAEPHTVAAFLGGSAAQEAIKIITHQFVPFNNTFLYNAMSQTSATFQL, translated from the exons ATGACAGACCCCAAAACCAGCAAAGAGCAGAAGTATGATCGACAGCTCAG GTTGTGGGGAGATCATGGACAGGAAGCACTTGAAAACGCACATGTGTGTCTCATCAATGCCACTGCATCTGGCACTGAAATCCTCAAGAACCTTGTGCTGCCTG GAATCGGAGCCTTTACCATTGTAGATGGGCACAAAGTGTCAGGGGAGGATGTTGGAAACAA CTTTTTTCTCAGCAGCAGCAGTATTGGGAAG AACAGAGCACAGGCGGCTACTGAATTGCTCCAGGAACTCAACAGTGATGTTTCTGGAAACTTTGTGGAAGAG AGTCCTGATAAGCTATTGGACAACGACTGTGAGTTTTTTCACAGGTTCAGTCTGGTAATTGCTGTCCAGCTTCCAGAAAG cacATGTCTGAGGCTTGGTGCGGTGTTATGGGAGGCCGGAGTGCCATTTCTTGTATGTCGAACATATGGACTTATTGGTTACATGAGGCTGGTTGTGAAGGAGCACACAG TGGTGGAGTCTCATCCAGATAATGCTTTGGAGGATCTGAGACTAGACCAGCCATTCACAGAGCTCAAACACCATGTAGAGTCCTACGACTTGGACAGCATGGAGAAAAAG GATCACAGTCATACACCATGGATCATTGTGGTTGCCAgatatttggaaaagtggtacaGTGAG CACAACTCCCAGTTACCGAAGAATTATAAGGAGAAGGAAGCATTTAGGCAACTCCTCAGAGAAG GAATCCTTAAGAATGAGAATGGAGGACTTGAAGATGAAGAGAACTTTGAGGAGGCGATCAAGAACGTGAACACTGCTCTGAACCCCACCAAG ATCTCCAGTGGAACGcaggacatttttaatgctgagCAGTGTGAAAACATTACCTCACAG AGCTCGTCCTTCTGGGTGATGGCACATGGAGTTCGGGACTTTGTTCAAAATGAGGGGAACGGAAACCTCCCGGTGCGAGGAAGCATCCCAGACATGATCGCAGATTCAGACAAATTCATCAAGTTACAAAATGT GTACAGAGACAAAGCCATGAAGGATGCAGCAGTTGTGTCCAAACATGTTGAAATGCTTCTACAATCAGTTGGAAAG ACTCCAGAAAGCATCTCTGAACAGGAAATCAAACTTTTTT GTAAGAATGCAGCTTTCCTCCGAGTGGTACGCTGCAGGTCTCTGGCTGAAGAGTACAATGCTGACACTTTCAATAAAGATGAAATCA CATCCTGTATGGACAGTCCGGACAGTGAGATGGTTCTGTACCTCATGCTCCGCTCAGTTGACCGCTTCTATCAGCAACACTCACGCTATCCAG GTGTCTACAATTATCAGGTGGAGGAAGACATTAACAAGCTGAAGCTGTGTGTAAACAGTCTCCTGCAGGAGTACAGTCTGAACGTCAATGTAAAAGATGACTACATCCATGAGTT CTGCCGATATGGAGCTGCTGAGCCACACACAGTCGCAGCTTTTCTGGGAG GATCAGCGGCTCAAGAGGCCATCAAAATCATCACGCACCAGTTTGTACCTTTCAACAACACGTTCCTCTATAACGCCATGTCACAGACCTCTGCGACTTTCCAGCTGTAA